The Myxococcota bacterium genome has a segment encoding these proteins:
- a CDS encoding exosortase/archaeosortase family protein produces MQLAQLAYLALAAFAYRALLVSSSQAGLSRELEEWFFIPTETSPLVVVLLAAWLVYRRRERLVAAMAEPAAWPAGIALLGAGLVAFAWAMRTATPHLLAVSLACVGVGAAAVHCGTKGARLVALPALLLVFAIPIPAPLLAEVVYRFQLWTADYAGWLLFALGRSAYVSGDQILLAGDHFAVIEGCSGLRSVQTLTMVALLLVELFGRRGLHALAILVLAPLVAFALNGFRVLALILNPHSEVVAIHNLQGVAILLGGLAILYAVDGGLERLLGDGDAEPVPQASLPARAPRARVAAVSGALAAAAAMSLAIAPWPVSRAAGEISETEFATSLDGWSRSAGAEEAPDRSFLGTIGHRALVERGFVEEGATDATPVELFVAVGDIGQHYRSPISPKTVPPGSGWIVEQEGALEREGALDARWLVMRSGTRRVLIRHWYEGTAGLADETARGLLALDASPWHRASDPIAVRISTDVVGASASALDRARERLDRFEAAVAPALAELRAKAARS; encoded by the coding sequence TTGCAGCTCGCGCAGCTCGCCTACCTCGCTCTCGCCGCGTTCGCGTACCGCGCGCTCCTCGTCTCGAGCTCGCAGGCCGGCCTGTCGCGCGAGCTCGAGGAGTGGTTCTTCATCCCGACGGAGACGTCGCCGCTCGTCGTGGTGCTGCTCGCCGCCTGGCTCGTCTATCGCCGGCGCGAGCGGCTCGTCGCGGCGATGGCCGAGCCGGCCGCCTGGCCGGCGGGCATCGCGCTGCTCGGCGCCGGCCTCGTCGCCTTCGCGTGGGCGATGCGGACGGCGACGCCGCACCTGCTCGCGGTGTCGCTCGCGTGCGTAGGAGTGGGTGCGGCCGCCGTGCACTGCGGCACGAAGGGGGCGCGGCTCGTCGCGCTGCCGGCGCTGCTGCTCGTCTTCGCCATCCCGATCCCCGCGCCGCTGCTCGCCGAGGTCGTCTACCGCTTCCAGCTCTGGACGGCCGACTACGCGGGATGGCTGCTGTTCGCGCTCGGCCGGTCGGCCTACGTGTCGGGCGACCAGATCCTGCTCGCGGGCGACCACTTCGCGGTGATCGAGGGCTGCAGCGGGCTTCGCTCGGTGCAGACGCTGACGATGGTGGCGCTGCTCCTCGTCGAGCTCTTCGGGCGCCGCGGACTGCACGCGCTCGCCATCCTCGTGCTCGCGCCGCTCGTGGCGTTCGCGCTGAACGGCTTCCGCGTGCTCGCCCTGATCCTGAACCCGCACTCCGAGGTGGTCGCGATCCACAACCTGCAGGGCGTCGCGATCCTGCTCGGCGGGCTCGCGATCCTCTACGCCGTCGATGGCGGGCTCGAGCGGCTGCTCGGCGACGGCGACGCGGAGCCGGTGCCGCAGGCGTCGCTGCCCGCCCGCGCGCCGCGCGCGCGCGTCGCCGCGGTGAGCGGAGCGCTCGCGGCCGCCGCCGCGATGTCCCTCGCCATCGCGCCGTGGCCGGTGTCGCGCGCGGCCGGCGAGATCTCGGAGACCGAGTTCGCGACCTCGCTCGACGGCTGGTCGCGCAGCGCCGGCGCGGAGGAGGCGCCCGACCGCTCCTTCCTCGGCACGATCGGCCATCGCGCGCTCGTCGAGCGCGGGTTCGTGGAGGAGGGCGCGACCGACGCGACGCCGGTCGAGCTGTTCGTCGCGGTCGGCGACATCGGGCAGCACTACCGCAGCCCGATCTCGCCGAAGACCGTGCCGCCCGGGAGTGGCTGGATCGTCGAGCAGGAGGGCGCGCTCGAGCGCGAAGGCGCGCTCGACGCGCGCTGGCTGGTGATGCGCTCGGGCACCCGGCGCGTGCTGATCCGGCACTGGTACGAGGGGACGGCCGGGCTCGCGGACGAGACGGCGCGCGGGCTCCTCGCCCTCGACGCCTCGCCCTGGCACCGCGCGAGCGACCCGATCGCCGTGCGGATCTCGACCGACGTCGTCGGGGCCTCGGCGTCGGCGCTCGACCGGGCTCGCGAGCGCCTCGACCGGTTCGAGGCCGCGGTGGCGCCGGCGCTCGCCGAGCTGCGCGCCAAGGCGGCCCGCTCGTGA